From one Larimichthys crocea isolate SSNF chromosome XVIII, L_crocea_2.0, whole genome shotgun sequence genomic stretch:
- the otos2 gene encoding otospiralin-like isoform X2: MHALYASAMLCSLLLGFLPPTGAEGADEAGGIEEEREKRTLPYWGMWSSDFFGWFEEMRARAAYEGMEDLARTFWAHFPIGNGLGYDHPEPVPEPEE, from the exons ATGCACGCTCTGTACGCGTCCGCGATGCTCTGTTCCCTTCTGCTCGGCTTCCTGCCTCCCACAG GAGCAGAAGGGGCCGACGAAGCCGGCGGGATCGAGGAAGAGCGGGAGAAGCGAACCCTGCCCTACTGGGGCATGTGGTCGTCAGACTTTTTCGGGTGGTTCGAGGAGATGCGAGCTCGGGCGGCTTACGAGGGGATGGAGGACCTGGCTCGGACCTTCTGGGCTCACTTCCCCATCGGCAACGGGCTGGGCTACGATCATCCTGAGCCCGTCCCTGAGCCTGAGGAGTGA
- the otos2 gene encoding otospiralin-like isoform X1: MLGTWCSHGKYYTSSCYSYSDPGSMHALYASAMLCSLLLGFLPPTGAEGADEAGGIEEEREKRTLPYWGMWSSDFFGWFEEMRARAAYEGMEDLARTFWAHFPIGNGLGYDHPEPVPEPEE; the protein is encoded by the exons ATGTTGGGTACATGGTGTTCTCATGGGAAATATTACACATCATCATGTTATTCATATTCAGATCCTGGAAGCATGCACGCTCTGTACGCGTCCGCGATGCTCTGTTCCCTTCTGCTCGGCTTCCTGCCTCCCACAG GAGCAGAAGGGGCCGACGAAGCCGGCGGGATCGAGGAAGAGCGGGAGAAGCGAACCCTGCCCTACTGGGGCATGTGGTCGTCAGACTTTTTCGGGTGGTTCGAGGAGATGCGAGCTCGGGCGGCTTACGAGGGGATGGAGGACCTGGCTCGGACCTTCTGGGCTCACTTCCCCATCGGCAACGGGCTGGGCTACGATCATCCTGAGCCCGTCCCTGAGCCTGAGGAGTGA